The following are encoded together in the Nocardioides sp. Arc9.136 genome:
- a CDS encoding SNF2-related protein: MNDLLGDDFKSEITPGAKVRIAASTFSIFAFEALRKELEQVGELEFMFTAPSFVTTRVTDKLRKERREFFIPAAGRTESSLYGSEFEIRLRNKLTQRAIARECADWVRRKVTFRSNATGNPMQQFAVVDDRAAYMPLQGFTTADLGYEPGNAVSNMVQKINAPMAAQFLSLFEQIWHNPDQLEDVTDAVHEHIASVYAENSPARIYFLILYNLFSEFLEDISEDVLPNDRTGYQDTKVWQSLYNFQRDAAVGIINKLETYSGCILADSVGLGKTFTALAVIKYYELRNKAVLVLAPKKLSENWTNYNANLTTNIFAGDRFNYDVLAHTDLSRTRGESMGLRLDRINWGNYDLVVIDESHNFRNADYAEEKESRYQRLMRQVIKEGVKTKVLMLSATPVNNRFNDLKNQLQLAYEGESENLSQHLSISTSVEKVFRDAQKVFNEWSKLDPEERTTDRILKMLDFDFFELLDSVTIARSRKHIQAFYDTSEIGAFPERLPPQSVRMPLSDLPNVPSSNEIFEQLQVLTLAVYTPLAYVFPSRREKYEDLYNVKGGTARDNLGQFGREQGLKKLMTVNLLKRLESSVEAFRITLDKIESAVNQTLTRLEKHSGAMSELDIDLDEIDFDVDDADDANVEALSIGTKIKVDLADVDIESWQRDLWNDRETLRELLDEMRKITPDRDLKLQELKRILLAKVAHPINPGNKKSLVFSAFADTANYLYRELAPAFEQHGLASAIVTGGSHAAMTTLGTGYDFQQVLTLFSPRSKQRHLTMPKETAELDVLIGTDVISEGQNLQDGDYLVNYDIHWNPVRIIQRFGRIDRIGSTNSQIQMVNFWPDISLDEYINLKERVENRMVIADLAGTADDNVLTLEGSEAAFRKEQLRKLQDEVIELEDVRTGVSITDLGLNDFRMDLLGYMKDNEAVATAPKGLHAVVPADPAKGLRPGVIFALHNINADEHINRGNRLHPHYLVYLDTDGNVIADHTEAKHLLDLLRAGCRPYDAPVSEVTRIFNDATSEGAEMGKYSELLTSAIRTMIDVTDERDIDSLFTSGPTTALTQSIAGIDDFELTAFIAVVDPAEDHA; this comes from the coding sequence GTGAACGACCTGCTGGGCGACGACTTCAAGAGCGAAATCACGCCGGGCGCGAAGGTGCGCATCGCTGCCTCGACCTTCTCGATCTTCGCGTTCGAGGCCCTCCGCAAAGAGTTGGAACAGGTCGGGGAGCTGGAGTTCATGTTCACTGCCCCGTCCTTCGTGACGACGAGGGTGACCGACAAGCTCCGCAAGGAGCGGCGCGAGTTCTTCATCCCGGCTGCCGGGCGCACGGAGTCGAGCCTGTACGGCTCCGAGTTCGAGATCCGGCTACGCAACAAACTCACCCAGCGCGCCATCGCCCGCGAATGCGCCGACTGGGTGCGCCGCAAGGTCACATTCCGCTCGAACGCCACGGGCAACCCGATGCAGCAGTTCGCCGTTGTGGACGACCGCGCCGCCTACATGCCGCTCCAGGGCTTCACCACGGCCGACCTCGGCTACGAGCCCGGCAACGCCGTCTCCAACATGGTCCAGAAGATCAACGCCCCGATGGCGGCGCAGTTCCTCAGCCTCTTCGAGCAGATCTGGCACAACCCCGACCAGCTCGAGGATGTGACCGACGCCGTTCACGAGCACATTGCGAGCGTGTACGCCGAGAACTCGCCGGCACGCATCTACTTTCTCATTCTCTACAACCTCTTCAGCGAGTTCCTCGAAGACATCAGCGAGGATGTGCTGCCCAACGACCGGACCGGCTACCAGGACACGAAGGTTTGGCAGAGCCTCTACAACTTCCAGCGCGACGCCGCCGTCGGCATTATCAACAAGCTGGAGACCTACAGCGGCTGCATCCTTGCCGACAGCGTGGGACTGGGTAAGACGTTCACGGCCCTCGCCGTCATCAAGTACTACGAGTTGCGCAACAAGGCCGTCCTCGTGCTTGCGCCCAAGAAGTTGTCTGAGAACTGGACCAACTACAACGCCAACCTGACTACCAACATCTTCGCCGGCGACCGATTCAACTACGACGTGCTCGCCCACACCGATCTCTCGCGCACGCGCGGGGAGTCGATGGGCCTCCGGCTCGACCGGATCAACTGGGGCAACTACGACCTGGTCGTCATTGACGAGTCCCACAACTTCCGCAACGCGGACTACGCCGAGGAGAAGGAGTCGCGTTACCAGCGGCTCATGCGCCAGGTCATCAAGGAGGGCGTCAAGACCAAGGTGCTGATGCTCTCCGCCACCCCGGTCAACAACCGCTTCAACGACCTGAAGAACCAGCTGCAACTTGCGTACGAAGGAGAGTCGGAGAACCTCTCCCAGCACCTGAGCATCTCAACCAGTGTTGAGAAGGTCTTCCGGGATGCGCAGAAAGTCTTCAACGAGTGGTCCAAACTCGACCCTGAGGAGCGCACGACCGATCGCATCTTGAAGATGCTCGACTTCGACTTCTTCGAACTGCTCGACTCAGTCACAATCGCCCGGTCACGGAAGCACATCCAAGCGTTCTACGACACCTCGGAGATCGGCGCCTTCCCCGAGCGTCTCCCTCCGCAGTCGGTGCGGATGCCGTTATCGGACCTCCCGAACGTGCCGAGCTCCAACGAGATCTTCGAGCAGCTTCAGGTGCTCACGCTCGCCGTTTACACCCCTTTGGCTTACGTGTTCCCGAGCCGCCGGGAGAAGTACGAGGACCTCTACAACGTCAAGGGCGGCACCGCCCGAGACAATCTCGGCCAGTTCGGCCGCGAGCAGGGACTCAAGAAGCTCATGACGGTCAACCTGCTCAAACGGCTCGAGAGCTCAGTCGAGGCCTTCCGGATCACGCTCGACAAGATCGAGAGCGCCGTCAACCAGACCTTGACCCGTTTGGAGAAGCACTCCGGCGCCATGTCCGAACTCGACATCGACCTCGATGAAATCGACTTCGACGTCGATGACGCAGATGACGCCAACGTCGAGGCCCTCTCCATCGGGACGAAGATCAAGGTCGACCTCGCCGATGTCGACATCGAGTCCTGGCAGCGCGACCTTTGGAACGACCGCGAGACCCTGCGCGAACTGCTGGACGAGATGCGCAAGATCACCCCTGACCGCGACCTGAAGCTCCAGGAGCTCAAGCGCATCTTGCTCGCCAAGGTCGCTCATCCGATCAACCCCGGTAACAAGAAGTCGCTGGTCTTCTCCGCGTTCGCCGACACCGCGAACTACCTCTACCGCGAGCTCGCGCCAGCCTTCGAGCAGCACGGCCTCGCGAGCGCCATCGTCACCGGTGGCAGTCACGCTGCCATGACGACACTTGGCACGGGCTACGACTTCCAGCAGGTGCTGACGCTCTTCTCGCCCAGGTCCAAGCAGCGTCACCTGACCATGCCCAAGGAGACAGCTGAACTGGACGTGCTCATCGGTACCGACGTCATCAGCGAGGGCCAGAACCTCCAGGACGGCGACTACCTAGTCAACTACGACATCCACTGGAATCCCGTACGGATCATCCAGCGCTTCGGTCGCATCGACCGCATCGGGTCAACGAACAGCCAGATCCAGATGGTGAACTTTTGGCCCGACATCAGCCTCGACGAGTACATCAACCTCAAGGAACGCGTCGAGAACCGCATGGTGATTGCCGACCTTGCCGGCACCGCCGACGACAACGTGCTCACCCTCGAAGGGAGCGAGGCGGCCTTCCGCAAGGAGCAACTGCGAAAGCTCCAGGATGAGGTCATTGAACTCGAAGACGTGCGGACGGGCGTCTCAATCACTGATCTCGGGCTCAACGACTTCCGGATGGATCTCCTCGGCTACATGAAGGACAACGAAGCCGTGGCGACAGCGCCGAAGGGACTTCATGCCGTTGTGCCAGCAGACCCGGCCAAGGGGCTCCGTCCAGGAGTGATCTTCGCTCTCCACAACATCAATGCAGATGAGCACATCAACCGCGGAAACCGCCTCCATCCGCACTACCTCGTCTACCTCGACACCGACGGCAACGTGATCGCCGACCACACCGAGGCCAAGCACCTTCTCGACTTGCTGCGAGCGGGGTGCCGCCCGTACGACGCGCCCGTCAGCGAAGTCACCCGCATCTTCAATGACGCAACCAGCGAAGGCGCCGAGATGGGCAAGTACTCCGAGCTGCTCACCAGCGCGATCCGCACGATGATCGACGTCACCGACGAGCGCGACATCGACAGCCTCTTCACATCGGGGCCGACGACGGCTCTGACTCAGTCGATCGCTGGCATCGACGACTTCGAGCTCACCGCCTTCATCGCCGTGGTCGACCCTGCCGAAGATCACGCATGA
- a CDS encoding excisionase family DNA-binding protein: protein MTEPWVSADVIAEHLGVTKDSIYTWIATRDMPAHRVGRLWKFKVTEVDSWVRGDDEAAEEDEGAVGS, encoded by the coding sequence ATGACCGAACCGTGGGTGTCTGCCGATGTGATCGCCGAGCACCTCGGCGTCACCAAGGACAGCATCTACACGTGGATCGCCACAAGGGACATGCCCGCCCACCGCGTTGGACGCCTGTGGAAGTTCAAAGTCACCGAGGTGGACTCCTGGGTCCGCGGCGACGACGAGGCCGCTGAAGAGGATGAGGGGGCGGTCGGCTCTTGA
- a CDS encoding AlpA family transcriptional regulator yields MPRMTTPMHGPGNSPLNPRQLLTLLEVADLLGKHLDTVKAWNTAGRFPNRVQDSTGRKAWRIPVSDLVAAGLLDPSRVEDVANAVKASRESRKVQHLRETIVRLEERLAAERAISQERAGMIAILNNVIARRGGAA; encoded by the coding sequence GTGCCGCGCATGACCACTCCTATGCACGGGCCAGGCAACAGCCCTCTCAACCCACGTCAGCTGCTCACTCTCCTCGAGGTCGCCGACCTGCTCGGGAAGCACCTCGACACCGTCAAGGCATGGAACACCGCCGGGCGCTTTCCCAACCGGGTCCAGGACTCCACCGGGCGCAAGGCTTGGCGCATCCCCGTCTCCGACCTCGTCGCCGCCGGCCTGCTCGACCCGAGCCGAGTCGAGGACGTCGCCAACGCCGTCAAGGCCTCCCGCGAGTCACGCAAGGTCCAGCACCTGCGCGAAACCATCGTCCGCCTGGAGGAACGCCTCGCGGCCGAAAGGGCCATCTCCCAGGAGCGCGCCGGGATGATCGCGATCCTCAACAACGTGATCGCGCGCCGAGGTGGCGCGGCATGA
- a CDS encoding UPF0182 family protein: MSELFDDDPRDTPPPGREVPRRSRALIITAVIVVLAFFGLTTFASFYTDRLWFRGAGFGSVFTTLFWTRAGLFLVFGAIMAIVVGLNMWLAYRHRPVFRMPSPEQSGLDRYREAVTPVRTWLLAGIALVMGVFAGTSGSGEWRNYLLWRNGTSFGDEDEYFGRDIGFYVFDLPWLHFLVDFTMAMVVVALLAAAVVHYLYGGIRLQVPQDRLSGAAQVQLSVLLGVFVLAKGVDYYLDRFDLVTQSGELFTGMSYTDDHAVLPAKNILMGIAVICAVLFFLNVWRRTWLLPSMGLALLALSAVLLGLIWPGIVQQFQVNPSQADKEESYLKANIDATRSAYDVADVEMEDYTASADLSTSLAALDDQTSSVPLVDPQLVRAAFEQEQQVRAYYSVADVLDVDRYPIDEEERALVLAVRELDQSGINEGDRNWGNLHTVYTHGNGIIAAYANARPQDNSAQEEAEGTEAEDAGIEWAEGDTERELTAATGGFETRVYYGEESPEYSIVGKAESDDPDVELNLPTGEDEAGTTSTTYDGDGDVAIGGFFNQLMYAVKYGEPNFLLSGRVNENSKILYNREPRERVQKVAPWLTVDADAYPAIIDGRIQWILDGYTTTDRYPQAQRESLDTMTDDSLDSPSALRAIPTDEINYMRNAVKATVDAYTGDVVLYAWDEEDPILEAWSNAFPGTVEPRSEIPEELEEHLRYPEDLFKVQRYQFARYHVTDPRDFYQGNNRWQVPEDPYSGAAAKLQPPYRLFVRNPGDAEETFSLTSTFVPFGKNNLASFVSVNADATSDDYGRIRVLQLPNEQTDGPGLVANAFTSDEGVRQALLPLQSGGAKPVYGNLLTLPVDDGLLYVQPVYTTRELSDASYPILQYVLTKYGEEVGVGNTLTESLGNLLGAEAGGPSTGGTGGGDGGNGGGDGNGDGAPTGSRQEQIAQLLATAEDAFAAAQDALADQDLATYQEQVEIAEDAVARALALSGQSGATAGEGGDAGGGASEAPSGSGSEAPDPAE; this comes from the coding sequence GTGAGCGAGCTGTTCGACGACGATCCGCGGGACACCCCGCCCCCCGGACGGGAGGTGCCGCGCCGGTCGCGGGCGCTGATCATCACCGCCGTCATCGTCGTGCTGGCCTTCTTCGGGCTCACGACGTTCGCGTCGTTCTACACCGACCGGCTCTGGTTCCGCGGCGCGGGCTTCGGGTCGGTCTTCACCACCCTGTTCTGGACGCGTGCCGGGCTCTTCCTCGTCTTCGGCGCCATCATGGCGATCGTCGTCGGGCTGAACATGTGGCTGGCCTACCGCCACCGGCCGGTCTTCCGCATGCCGTCGCCCGAGCAGAGCGGCCTGGACCGCTACCGCGAGGCGGTCACCCCCGTCCGCACCTGGCTGCTCGCCGGCATCGCGCTGGTCATGGGCGTCTTCGCGGGCACCTCCGGCTCGGGGGAGTGGCGCAACTACCTGCTGTGGCGCAACGGCACCTCGTTCGGTGACGAGGACGAGTACTTCGGCCGCGACATCGGCTTCTACGTCTTCGACCTGCCCTGGCTGCACTTCCTCGTCGACTTCACGATGGCGATGGTCGTCGTCGCGCTGCTCGCCGCGGCGGTCGTGCACTACCTGTACGGCGGCATCCGGCTGCAGGTCCCCCAGGACCGGCTCTCGGGCGCGGCGCAGGTCCAGCTCTCGGTGCTGCTGGGCGTCTTCGTGCTCGCCAAGGGCGTCGACTACTACCTCGACCGGTTCGACCTGGTCACCCAGAGCGGTGAGCTGTTCACCGGCATGAGCTACACCGATGACCACGCCGTGCTGCCGGCCAAGAACATCCTCATGGGCATCGCGGTCATCTGCGCGGTGCTGTTCTTCCTCAACGTGTGGCGCCGCACCTGGCTGCTGCCGTCGATGGGCCTCGCGCTGCTCGCGCTGTCGGCGGTCCTGCTCGGCCTGATCTGGCCCGGCATCGTCCAGCAGTTCCAGGTCAACCCCTCCCAGGCCGACAAGGAGGAGAGCTACCTCAAGGCCAACATCGACGCCACCCGCTCGGCGTACGACGTGGCCGACGTCGAGATGGAGGACTACACCGCCAGCGCCGACCTCTCCACGAGCCTGGCCGCGCTCGACGACCAGACCTCGTCGGTCCCGCTCGTCGACCCGCAGCTCGTGCGGGCCGCCTTCGAGCAGGAGCAGCAGGTCCGCGCGTACTACTCGGTCGCCGACGTCCTCGACGTCGACCGCTACCCGATCGACGAGGAGGAGCGCGCCCTCGTGCTCGCCGTGCGCGAGCTCGACCAGTCCGGCATCAACGAGGGCGACCGCAACTGGGGCAACCTGCACACGGTCTACACCCACGGCAACGGCATCATCGCGGCGTACGCGAACGCCCGCCCGCAGGACAACTCCGCGCAGGAGGAGGCCGAGGGCACCGAGGCCGAGGACGCCGGCATCGAGTGGGCCGAGGGCGACACCGAGCGGGAGCTCACCGCCGCGACCGGCGGGTTCGAGACGCGGGTCTACTACGGCGAGGAGAGCCCGGAGTACTCCATCGTCGGCAAGGCCGAGAGCGACGACCCCGACGTGGAGCTCAACCTGCCCACCGGCGAGGACGAGGCCGGCACCACCTCGACGACGTACGACGGCGACGGCGACGTCGCCATCGGCGGGTTCTTCAACCAGCTGATGTACGCGGTGAAGTACGGCGAGCCGAACTTCCTGCTCTCCGGCCGGGTCAACGAGAACAGCAAGATCCTCTACAACCGCGAGCCGCGCGAGCGCGTCCAGAAGGTCGCGCCGTGGCTGACGGTCGACGCCGACGCCTACCCGGCGATCATCGACGGGCGGATCCAGTGGATCCTCGACGGCTACACGACCACCGACCGCTACCCGCAGGCGCAGCGCGAGTCGCTGGACACGATGACCGACGACTCGCTGGACTCCCCGAGCGCGCTGCGGGCGATCCCGACCGACGAGATCAACTACATGCGCAACGCGGTGAAGGCGACCGTCGACGCCTACACCGGTGACGTCGTCCTCTACGCGTGGGACGAGGAGGACCCGATCCTCGAGGCGTGGAGCAACGCCTTCCCCGGGACCGTCGAGCCCCGCAGCGAGATCCCCGAAGAGCTCGAGGAGCACCTGCGCTACCCCGAGGACCTGTTCAAGGTCCAGCGCTACCAGTTCGCCCGCTACCACGTCACCGACCCGCGGGACTTCTACCAGGGCAACAACCGCTGGCAGGTCCCCGAGGACCCGTACTCCGGCGCTGCTGCCAAGCTCCAGCCGCCGTACCGGCTCTTCGTCCGCAACCCGGGCGACGCCGAGGAGACGTTCTCGCTCACCTCGACCTTCGTGCCGTTCGGCAAGAACAACCTCGCGTCGTTCGTGTCGGTGAACGCCGACGCCACCAGCGACGACTACGGCCGGATCCGGGTGCTCCAGCTGCCCAACGAGCAGACCGACGGCCCCGGCCTGGTCGCCAACGCCTTCACCTCCGACGAGGGCGTGCGGCAGGCGCTGCTCCCGCTGCAGTCCGGTGGCGCGAAGCCCGTGTACGGCAACCTGCTGACGCTGCCGGTCGACGACGGCCTGCTCTACGTCCAGCCGGTGTACACCACGCGCGAGCTCTCCGACGCCAGCTACCCGATCCTCCAGTACGTGCTGACCAAGTACGGCGAGGAGGTCGGCGTCGGCAACACGCTGACCGAGTCCCTGGGCAACCTGCTCGGCGCGGAGGCCGGCGGACCCTCGACCGGGGGCACCGGCGGCGGCGACGGCGGGAACGGCGGCGGTGACGGCAACGGTGACGGCGCCCCGACCGGCAGCCGGCAGGAGCAGATCGCCCAGCTGCTGGCCACCGCGGAGGACGCCTTCGCGGCCGCCCAGGACGCGCTGGCCGACCAGGACCTCGCGACGTACCAGGAGCAGGTCGAGATCGCCGAGGACGCCGTGGCCCGGGCGCTCGCGCTCTCCGGGCAGTCCGGTGCCACCGCGGGCGAGGGCGGCGACGCGGGCGGGGGCGCCTCGGAAGCGCCCTCGGGGTCGGGCTCGGAGGCGCCGGACCCCGCCGAGTAG
- a CDS encoding PPA1309 family protein, with amino-acid sequence MTDPTPDEPTEGRTTAGLPADDLPAPATDAEGDGLLDNLDTDPALAAAVLEIEQHLAGDGWDQPSRLYALVDTGTLVRQEPALAAQMGLDASSERGSLTAVEQDQLPPDVPLEQVLETILWPHGVAGCAAVVERLVLPPGVDGEVPEDPAEAEAFAREHPDRQEVRIVAGATRDGSTYCALRMRAHDDDLSVVGGADLVPGLVALLRATLEDDDAMAGTPGPSDQENSMDHTGDDA; translated from the coding sequence GTGACCGACCCCACCCCCGACGAGCCCACCGAGGGCCGGACCACCGCAGGACTGCCCGCCGACGACCTGCCCGCCCCGGCCACCGACGCCGAGGGCGACGGGCTGCTCGACAACCTCGACACCGACCCGGCGCTCGCGGCGGCCGTCCTCGAGATCGAGCAGCACCTGGCCGGCGACGGCTGGGACCAGCCCTCGCGCCTCTACGCGCTGGTCGACACCGGGACGCTCGTGCGCCAGGAGCCCGCGCTCGCCGCGCAGATGGGCCTGGACGCGTCCTCCGAGCGAGGCTCGCTGACCGCCGTCGAGCAGGACCAGCTGCCGCCCGACGTACCGCTGGAGCAGGTGCTGGAGACGATCCTGTGGCCGCACGGCGTGGCCGGGTGCGCGGCGGTCGTCGAGCGGCTCGTGCTGCCGCCCGGCGTCGACGGCGAGGTGCCGGAGGACCCGGCCGAGGCCGAGGCCTTCGCCCGCGAGCACCCGGACCGCCAGGAGGTCCGCATCGTCGCGGGCGCCACCCGCGACGGGTCGACGTACTGCGCGCTGCGGATGAGGGCGCACGACGACGACCTCTCGGTCGTCGGCGGTGCCGACCTCGTGCCGGGGCTGGTCGCGCTGCTGCGCGCGACGCTGGAGGACGACGACGCGATGGCCGGGACCCCCGGCCCGAGCGACCAGGAGAACTCGATGGACCACACAGGAGACGACGCGTGA
- a CDS encoding PDZ domain-containing protein yields the protein MTQRTIAALLAVPLVVALLVAAGTQPLPYVTYEPGLTVDVLGESDGGEIVEVDGEQTYRDGDGQLRMTTVFVSRPDADVSLLEVMKGWLSDEDAVYPYDAVYEEGTTDEENETEGAVDMVTSQDAATAVALTELGYDVEPAVEVLYVTEDTPADGRLQARDVFLSANGTPIEEPQDLVDVVQATEPGEPVTFRVLRKGEERTVEVVPEEVDGSPQVGVRLGTGFTFPFDVSVNIDPNIGGPSAGLMFSLAIYDTLTEGSLTGGEVVAGTGTIDPEGNVGPIGGIQQKVVGARDAGAQLFLVPPDNCADALGAPNEDMRLVRAETMHDAVEAIQDWVEDPDAKLPSCEDVK from the coding sequence ATGACGCAGCGCACGATCGCCGCCCTCCTGGCGGTGCCGCTGGTGGTGGCGCTCCTCGTCGCCGCCGGTACCCAACCGCTGCCGTACGTCACCTACGAGCCCGGACTGACCGTCGACGTCCTCGGTGAGAGCGACGGCGGCGAGATCGTCGAGGTCGACGGGGAGCAGACCTACCGCGACGGCGACGGGCAGCTGCGGATGACCACGGTCTTCGTCTCCCGGCCCGACGCCGACGTGTCGCTGCTGGAGGTCATGAAGGGCTGGCTCAGCGACGAGGACGCGGTCTACCCCTACGACGCGGTCTACGAGGAGGGGACGACCGACGAGGAGAACGAGACCGAGGGCGCGGTCGACATGGTCACCTCCCAGGACGCCGCCACCGCCGTCGCGCTGACCGAGCTGGGCTACGACGTGGAGCCGGCGGTCGAGGTCCTCTACGTCACCGAAGACACCCCCGCCGACGGCCGGCTGCAGGCGCGGGACGTGTTCCTCTCCGCGAACGGGACCCCGATCGAGGAGCCGCAGGACCTCGTGGACGTCGTGCAGGCGACCGAGCCCGGCGAGCCGGTGACCTTCCGCGTGCTGCGCAAGGGGGAGGAGCGCACCGTGGAGGTCGTGCCGGAGGAGGTCGACGGCTCCCCGCAGGTCGGCGTCCGGCTCGGCACCGGCTTCACGTTCCCCTTCGACGTCTCGGTCAACATCGACCCGAACATCGGCGGCCCCAGCGCCGGGCTGATGTTCAGCCTGGCGATCTACGACACCCTGACCGAGGGCTCGCTGACCGGCGGCGAGGTCGTCGCCGGCACCGGCACGATCGACCCCGAGGGGAACGTGGGGCCCATCGGCGGCATCCAGCAGAAGGTGGTCGGCGCCCGTGACGCCGGCGCCCAGCTGTTCCTCGTGCCGCCCGACAACTGCGCGGACGCCCTCGGTGCCCCCAACGAGGACATGCGCCTCGTCCGCGCCGAGACCATGCACGACGCCGTCGAGGCGATCCAGGACTGGGTCGAGGACCCGGATGCGAAGCTCCCGAGCTGCGAGGACGTGAAGTGA
- a CDS encoding molybdenum cofactor biosynthesis protein MoaE: MTHPAVRLVGLRETPLNVDEVLRSLDDDAAGGLVLFVGRVRDHDGGKGVTGLDYSAHPTALDRLTAVCEQVAADHDVHGVAAVHRVGTLAIGDAAVVVATASSHRGTAFEASRALIDTLKAEVPIWKHQRFGDGTEEWVGAP; the protein is encoded by the coding sequence ATGACCCATCCGGCCGTCCGCCTCGTCGGCCTGCGCGAGACGCCCCTCAACGTCGACGAGGTCCTCCGCTCCCTCGACGACGACGCCGCCGGGGGGCTGGTCCTCTTCGTCGGACGCGTGCGCGACCACGACGGCGGCAAGGGCGTCACCGGGCTGGACTACTCCGCCCACCCGACCGCGCTCGACCGGCTCACCGCCGTCTGCGAGCAGGTGGCCGCGGACCACGACGTGCACGGCGTCGCCGCGGTCCACCGGGTGGGGACGTTGGCCATCGGCGACGCCGCGGTCGTCGTCGCGACCGCCTCCTCCCACCGCGGCACCGCCTTCGAGGCCTCCCGCGCGCTCATCGACACCCTCAAGGCCGAGGTGCCGATCTGGAAGCACCAGCGCTTCGGCGACGGCACCGAGGAGTGGGTCGGCGCTCCCTGA
- a CDS encoding zinc-dependent metalloprotease, which translates to MTNNPSDGPDDGRDDGPDRGQNPFQGTPFEAFFSGGAGGFPGGLPGGFPGGLPGGMPDLNQLFGQIQAMMQPYDGPLNWDLALDTARKAVAQPDPSPTQRQKDAVADALRLADHWLDETTTFPSGVTSTAAWSRAEWVVGTAEVWKVLVEPVALQSTQGIADALPPEAKAQAGPILGILGKAVGAMLASQVGSGLGALAGEVLSGSDVGVPLTRPGQAALLPANVAAFAEGLDVTEDDVLLYLALREAAHQRLFAHVPWLREHVIAAVTDYAKGVEINAEAIQSRIEEQMRGMDPTNPESMQQLLEGGLFDLPRSPRQEAALQRLETVLALVEGWVDEVVGQATTERMPAAAKMQEAVRRRRAAGGPAEQTFATLVGLELRPRRLRDASTLWGSLRSRQGIEGRDGVWMHPDLLPSAADLDDPLGFREDAAAPESLSEEDFDAELRKLLDPGSSAE; encoded by the coding sequence ATGACCAACAACCCGTCGGACGGTCCCGACGACGGCCGGGACGACGGCCCGGACCGCGGCCAGAACCCCTTCCAGGGCACGCCCTTCGAGGCGTTCTTCTCCGGTGGCGCCGGCGGCTTCCCGGGTGGCCTGCCGGGTGGCTTCCCCGGCGGCCTGCCGGGCGGGATGCCCGACCTGAACCAGCTGTTCGGCCAGATCCAGGCGATGATGCAGCCCTACGACGGCCCGCTGAACTGGGACCTCGCGCTCGACACCGCCCGCAAGGCCGTCGCGCAGCCCGACCCCTCGCCGACGCAGCGGCAGAAGGACGCCGTCGCCGACGCACTCCGGCTCGCCGACCACTGGCTCGACGAGACCACCACCTTCCCCTCCGGCGTCACCTCGACCGCGGCCTGGAGCCGCGCCGAGTGGGTCGTCGGCACCGCCGAGGTCTGGAAGGTGCTCGTCGAGCCCGTCGCGCTCCAGTCCACCCAGGGCATCGCCGACGCGCTTCCGCCCGAGGCCAAGGCCCAGGCGGGGCCGATCCTCGGCATCCTCGGCAAGGCCGTGGGCGCGATGCTCGCCAGCCAGGTCGGCTCCGGGCTCGGCGCCCTCGCCGGGGAGGTGCTGAGCGGCTCCGACGTCGGGGTGCCGCTCACCCGACCGGGACAGGCTGCTCTGCTGCCGGCCAACGTGGCGGCGTTCGCCGAGGGCCTCGACGTCACCGAGGACGACGTCCTGCTCTACCTCGCGCTGCGCGAGGCCGCCCATCAGCGGCTCTTCGCCCACGTGCCGTGGCTGCGCGAGCACGTCATCGCGGCGGTCACCGACTACGCCAAGGGCGTCGAGATCAACGCCGAGGCCATCCAGTCGCGCATCGAGGAGCAGATGCGCGGGATGGACCCGACGAACCCCGAATCGATGCAGCAGCTGCTCGAGGGCGGGCTGTTCGACCTGCCGCGGTCCCCGCGCCAGGAGGCCGCGCTGCAGCGACTCGAGACCGTGCTCGCGCTCGTGGAGGGCTGGGTCGACGAGGTCGTCGGGCAGGCCACCACCGAGCGGATGCCGGCCGCGGCCAAGATGCAGGAGGCGGTACGCCGCCGCCGGGCCGCCGGCGGTCCGGCCGAGCAGACCTTCGCCACCCTGGTCGGGCTCGAGCTGCGGCCGCGCCGCCTGCGCGACGCCTCCACCCTGTGGGGGTCGCTGCGCAGCCGCCAGGGCATCGAGGGCCGCGACGGGGTCTGGATGCACCCCGACCTGCTGCCCTCGGCCGCCGACCTCGACGACCCGCTGGGCTTCCGCGAGGACGCCGCGGCCCCGGAGTCGCTGAGCGAGGAGGACTTCGACGCCGAGCTCCGCAAGCTGCTCGACCCCGGGTCCTCCGCGGAGTGA